The Ahaetulla prasina isolate Xishuangbanna chromosome 11, ASM2864084v1, whole genome shotgun sequence genome contains a region encoding:
- the TMEM35A gene encoding novel acetylcholine receptor chaperone has protein sequence MASPRTVTIVALSVALGLFFVFMGTIKLTPRLSKDAYNEMKRAYKTYVRALPMLRRLGISSIMLRKSIGALEVACGIVMTLVPGRPKDVANFVLLLLVLAVLFFHQLVGDPLKRYAHALVFGILLTCRLLIARQPEDQPPEKRTLTVNGEEQQLLAEAAPEKGKIKVS, from the exons ATGGCCTCCCCTCGAACCGTCACCATCGTGGCCCTCTCGGTGGCCCTGGGGCTCTTCTTCGTCTTCATGGGGACCATCAAACTGACCCCCAGGCTCAGCAAGGATGCCTACAATGAGATG AAGCGGGCCTACAAGACCTACGTGAGGGCGCTGCCCATGCTGAGGAGGTTGGGCATCAGCTCCATCATGCTCCGCAAGAGCATCGGCGCCCTCGAGGTGGCCTGCGGCATTGTCATGACCCTGGTTCCGGGCCGCCCCAAAGACGTTGCCAACTTTGTGCTGCTGCTGCTCGTGTTGGCCGTGCTCTTCTTTCACCAACTGGTGGGTGACCCACTCAAGCGCTACGCCCACGCCTTGGTCTTTGGGATCCTGCTCACCTGCCGTCTGCTGATTGCACGCCAGCCTGAAGATCAGCCTCCGGAGAAGAGGACCCTGACGGTCAACGGGGAAGAGCAGCAGTTGTTGGCAGAAGCGGCCCCAGAGAAGGGCAAAATCAAAGTCTCCTAG